A portion of the Novosphingobium sp. KA1 genome contains these proteins:
- a CDS encoding DUF418 domain-containing protein has protein sequence MALFKWGVIQGGRSVRFYLVLAICAYGVGCGLRAWSVHEIFRFSLEPKIGWITDEFARLCVTLGHVGLFNLLLLTRSGRFLLAPFKAVGRMAFTVYITTSTVMIWIVFAPWGLGLWERYGWFQLMVAASLFNLLMLIAANLWMRFFVCGPLEWVWRSLSYWKRQPFVRRRAGALTPAAPGGAGEVVLPV, from the coding sequence ATGGCCCTGTTCAAGTGGGGCGTGATCCAGGGTGGGCGGTCTGTACGGTTCTATCTGGTGCTGGCGATCTGTGCCTATGGGGTGGGCTGCGGACTGCGGGCGTGGAGCGTACATGAAATTTTCCGCTTCTCGCTCGAGCCCAAGATCGGCTGGATCACGGACGAGTTCGCGCGCCTCTGCGTGACGCTTGGGCATGTGGGGCTGTTCAACCTGCTGCTGCTCACCCGGTCGGGGCGGTTCCTGCTCGCGCCGTTCAAGGCGGTGGGGCGCATGGCCTTCACCGTCTACATTACCACCAGTACGGTGATGATCTGGATCGTCTTTGCCCCTTGGGGGCTGGGGCTGTGGGAACGCTACGGCTGGTTCCAGTTGATGGTGGCGGCGAGCCTGTTCAATTTGCTGATGCTGATCGCCGCGAACCTCTGGATGCGCTTCTTCGTCTGTGGTCCGCTGGAGTGGGTCTGGCGCTCGCTTTCCTATTGGAAACGCCAGCCCTTCGTACGCCGGAGGGCAGGGGCGTTGACACCGGCTGCGCCCGGCGGTGCAGGCGAGGTGGTGCTGCCAGTGTAA
- the lon gene encoding endopeptidase La — protein MELEKLLNLLPLLPLRDIVVFPGMVVPLFVGREKSVAALEAAMAGEKDIFLLAQLDPGCDDPERDDLYDTGVIASVLQLLKLPDGTVRVLVEGQDRARLEMLQTETGAEGEMLVAQVERIESSEAEGTEVAAMMRTVVEQFGEYAKLNKKLSQDAGEQLGDIDDAARLADTVAAQLSAKVADKQAVLSEPDPLKRLEMVYSFMEGELGVLQVERKIRGRVKRQMEKTQREYYLNEQLKAIQSELGGGDGEEANELAELQDKIEKTKLSKEAREKATAELKKLKSMQPMSAEATVIRNYLDVLLGLPWGKKSKLKRDISEAQTVLDSDHYALDKVKDRIVEYLAVQARTNKLKGPILCLVGPPGVGKTSLGKSIAKATGREFIRQSLGGVRDEAEIRGHRRTYIGSLPGKIVTNLRKSGKSNPLFLLDEIDKLGQDFRGDPASALLEVLDPEQNAKFQDHYLELDIDLSDVMFVCTANSLNLPQPLLDRMEIIRLEGYTEDEKVEIAERHLIRKQIEAHGLKKGEFTLTQDGLRDLIRYYTREAGVRTLEREIARLARKSLRQILEGKAKEVVITPENLADFAGVRKFRHGVGEEEHQVGAVTGLAWTEVGGELLTIESVTVPGKGAIKATGKLGEVMNESIQTAFSFVRARSPAYGIKPSIFNKKDIHIHLPEGAVPKDGPSAGIGMVTSIVSTLTGVPVRKDVAMTGEVTLRGRVLPIGGLKEKLLAALRGGITTVLIPEENRKDLAEIPDNVKQGLDIIPVSHVDEVLAKALVDPLTAIEWTEADELAAAPPQTPAPSATAH, from the coding sequence ATGGAATTGGAAAAGCTCTTGAACCTGCTTCCGTTGCTGCCTTTGCGCGATATCGTCGTGTTCCCCGGCATGGTTGTGCCACTTTTCGTGGGACGCGAGAAATCGGTGGCCGCGCTCGAAGCGGCCATGGCCGGTGAGAAGGATATTTTCCTGCTCGCCCAGCTTGATCCCGGCTGCGACGATCCCGAGCGTGACGATCTCTATGATACCGGCGTGATTGCCAGTGTCCTGCAATTGCTCAAGCTGCCCGATGGAACCGTGCGTGTGCTGGTGGAAGGCCAGGACCGTGCCCGCCTCGAAATGCTGCAGACGGAAACCGGGGCCGAGGGCGAGATGCTCGTGGCGCAGGTTGAGCGCATTGAATCGAGTGAGGCCGAAGGCACCGAAGTGGCCGCGATGATGCGCACGGTGGTCGAGCAGTTCGGCGAATACGCCAAGCTCAACAAGAAGCTGTCGCAGGATGCCGGTGAACAACTGGGTGACATCGATGATGCGGCGCGCCTCGCCGATACCGTGGCCGCACAGCTTTCGGCCAAGGTGGCCGACAAACAGGCCGTGCTGTCCGAACCCGATCCGCTCAAGCGGCTTGAAATGGTCTATTCCTTCATGGAGGGCGAGCTCGGCGTTCTGCAGGTCGAGCGCAAGATCCGTGGCCGCGTGAAGCGCCAGATGGAAAAGACCCAGCGCGAATATTACCTGAATGAACAGCTCAAGGCGATCCAGTCGGAGCTGGGCGGCGGTGACGGCGAGGAAGCCAACGAACTGGCTGAACTCCAGGACAAGATCGAAAAGACCAAGCTCTCCAAGGAAGCGCGCGAGAAGGCGACCGCCGAACTGAAGAAGCTCAAGTCGATGCAGCCGATGAGCGCGGAAGCGACCGTCATCCGCAACTACCTCGATGTGCTGCTGGGCCTACCCTGGGGCAAGAAGAGCAAGTTGAAGCGCGACATTTCCGAAGCGCAGACGGTGCTCGATTCCGACCATTACGCGCTCGACAAGGTCAAGGACCGCATTGTCGAGTATCTGGCCGTGCAGGCACGCACCAACAAGCTCAAGGGGCCGATCCTGTGCCTCGTGGGGCCTCCGGGCGTCGGCAAGACGTCGCTCGGCAAGTCGATCGCGAAGGCGACGGGGCGCGAGTTTATCCGCCAGTCGCTGGGCGGTGTGCGAGACGAGGCTGAGATCCGCGGTCACCGCCGCACCTACATCGGCTCGCTGCCGGGCAAGATCGTCACCAACCTGCGCAAGTCGGGCAAGTCCAACCCGCTCTTCCTGCTGGACGAGATCGACAAGCTGGGCCAGGATTTCCGTGGCGATCCGGCCTCGGCACTGCTCGAAGTGCTGGATCCCGAACAGAACGCCAAGTTCCAGGATCACTATCTGGAACTCGACATTGACCTGTCGGACGTGATGTTCGTCTGCACCGCGAACAGCCTGAATCTGCCCCAGCCGCTGCTGGACCGCATGGAGATCATCCGTCTCGAAGGTTATACCGAAGACGAGAAGGTCGAGATCGCCGAGCGGCACCTGATCCGCAAGCAGATCGAGGCGCATGGCCTGAAGAAGGGTGAGTTCACGCTGACGCAGGACGGCCTGCGCGACCTCATTCGCTATTACACCCGCGAAGCGGGCGTGCGTACGCTGGAGCGCGAGATTGCCCGGCTGGCGCGCAAGTCCCTGCGCCAGATCCTTGAAGGCAAGGCCAAGGAAGTGGTCATCACGCCCGAAAACCTGGCCGACTTCGCCGGTGTACGCAAGTTCCGCCATGGCGTGGGCGAGGAAGAGCATCAGGTCGGCGCGGTCACCGGTCTCGCCTGGACCGAGGTCGGCGGTGAACTGCTGACGATCGAAAGCGTCACCGTGCCCGGTAAGGGCGCCATCAAGGCGACCGGCAAGCTGGGCGAAGTGATGAACGAGTCGATCCAGACCGCGTTCAGTTTCGTGCGCGCGCGTTCGCCCGCCTATGGCATCAAGCCTTCGATCTTCAACAAGAAGGACATCCACATTCACCTACCCGAGGGTGCGGTACCCAAGGATGGTCCGTCGGCGGGTATCGGCATGGTCACCTCGATCGTCTCGACGCTTACCGGCGTGCCGGTGCGCAAGGACGTTGCGATGACCGGTGAAGTCACGCTGCGGGGCCGCGTACTGCCGATCGGCGGTCTTAAGGAGAAGCTGCTGGCGGCGCTGCGCGGCGGCATCACCACCGTGTTGATTCCGGAAGAGAACCGCAAGGATCTTGCCGAGATCCCGGATAACGTGAAGCAGGGGCTGGACATCATTCCGGTCAGCCATGTCGACGAAGTTCTGGCCAAGGCCCTGGTCGACCCGCTCACTGCGATCGAGTGGACCGAAGCGGACGAACTGGCGGCGGCTCCGCCGCAAACGCCCGCTCCGTCGGCCACGGCGCACTGA
- a CDS encoding diguanylate cyclase has product MRFDLPTLYFLAIGTLVLSSLMTFWERHARPLRRRELGMLAGGYATLAAGCALALGRSLFPGAIGAGLANIVMLSGYLLVLQAAARLAGRSYVPMAGVILGFQVLVWAVGGARWQTVIWTYASAFPIGLVSGLTAWELQRNGRLRVLRSHRIAVAFAAMHCFTYLLRAIVLPVLEPQGGAGLLALSSFATMYEGVLYSVGLPMALLALVREETHDQLLQASHTDYLTGLGNRRWFFKEAERRIGSMGADGRTFMLAFDLDHFKSINDRFGHAIGDEVLKRFAGFVRRSVGPSAILARIGGEEFVALLPCRSDAEAAAIAQQVVNGFAAIDIGREYGEDVKATVSIGIAELGCDGDTLAELLTAADAALYRAKGSGRNRVEPA; this is encoded by the coding sequence ATGCGGTTTGATCTCCCCACTTTGTACTTCCTGGCTATCGGCACGCTCGTGCTCAGTTCGCTCATGACGTTCTGGGAGCGACACGCGCGTCCGCTACGCAGGCGCGAACTGGGGATGCTTGCGGGCGGATACGCGACGCTCGCAGCCGGTTGCGCGTTGGCCTTGGGGCGATCGCTGTTCCCTGGTGCCATTGGCGCAGGCCTGGCCAACATTGTGATGCTCAGCGGTTATCTTCTGGTGCTCCAGGCAGCCGCGCGACTTGCCGGGCGCTCGTATGTCCCCATGGCCGGTGTCATTCTGGGGTTCCAGGTGCTGGTATGGGCAGTCGGCGGCGCGCGCTGGCAAACGGTGATCTGGACATACGCCAGTGCCTTCCCGATCGGGTTGGTTAGCGGCCTGACGGCGTGGGAATTGCAGCGCAATGGCCGTTTGCGCGTCTTGCGCTCGCACCGGATCGCGGTGGCCTTTGCAGCCATGCATTGCTTCACTTATCTGCTCCGCGCCATTGTCCTGCCCGTGCTGGAGCCGCAGGGCGGGGCGGGGCTGCTGGCGCTGTCGAGCTTCGCGACGATGTACGAAGGCGTGCTCTATTCTGTCGGATTGCCCATGGCATTGCTGGCACTGGTGCGAGAAGAGACGCACGATCAGTTGCTTCAGGCTTCGCACACCGACTATCTGACGGGGCTGGGGAACCGCCGGTGGTTCTTCAAGGAGGCTGAGCGCCGCATAGGCAGCATGGGGGCCGACGGGCGGACTTTCATGCTGGCGTTCGATCTTGACCATTTCAAGAGCATCAATGACCGTTTCGGCCACGCGATAGGGGATGAGGTGCTCAAGCGTTTTGCCGGTTTTGTCCGCCGCAGCGTCGGGCCTTCCGCAATCCTCGCCCGCATCGGGGGAGAGGAGTTCGTAGCCCTTTTGCCTTGCAGATCGGATGCCGAGGCGGCGGCGATTGCCCAGCAAGTGGTTAACGGCTTTGCCGCGATCGACATCGGCCGCGAGTATGGTGAGGACGTCAAGGCGACGGTCAGTATCGGTATCGCCGAACTGGGCTGCGACGGGGATACGCTGGCCGAACTGCTGACGGCAGCCGACGCGGCGCTCTACCGGGCCAAGGGCAGCGGTCGGAACCGGGTGGAGCCCGCATAG
- a CDS encoding DUF418 domain-containing protein yields the protein MAAMVDTHVPLDLAPVRGRQRIESLDVLRGIAILGIFYMNIPYMGTNLAAWLPDPRRLSWEPADQLIWAAIRIFWDGTQRGLFEFLFGAGVLVFTAKAMKPDDPVAVADLFLRRNLWLMLFGLIDIFLVLWVGDILLVYGISALFLFPFRKLPPRALLAMGLLFALVCAIGWPGGGGLVGYGERVDMLREAARIEAKVQSGGRLTQEESAAIKEFRTRRDALDLSKPLPQDRQEKIGEERKAFNGTPLDMALFNWSTWNKYSVRATARSSGCWKRFERCLSAWPCSSGA from the coding sequence ATGGCGGCGATGGTGGACACGCATGTTCCCTTGGATCTGGCTCCCGTGCGGGGGAGACAGCGGATCGAGAGTCTCGATGTCCTGCGCGGCATTGCGATCCTTGGCATTTTCTACATGAACATTCCCTACATGGGGACCAACCTCGCGGCATGGCTGCCGGATCCACGGCGCCTCTCGTGGGAGCCTGCCGATCAGCTGATATGGGCGGCTATTCGCATTTTCTGGGACGGGACGCAGCGCGGCCTGTTCGAATTCCTGTTCGGGGCGGGGGTGCTGGTCTTTACGGCGAAAGCGATGAAGCCGGACGATCCGGTGGCCGTTGCGGACTTGTTCTTGCGCCGCAACCTCTGGCTGATGCTGTTTGGCCTCATCGACATCTTTTTGGTGCTGTGGGTCGGGGATATCCTTCTGGTTTACGGCATCTCGGCCTTGTTCCTTTTCCCGTTCCGCAAGTTGCCACCGCGCGCGCTACTGGCGATGGGGCTACTGTTCGCGCTGGTTTGCGCCATTGGCTGGCCTGGAGGCGGCGGCCTGGTGGGCTATGGCGAACGGGTCGACATGCTGAGGGAGGCCGCCCGGATCGAGGCTAAAGTACAGTCAGGCGGCCGGCTCACCCAGGAGGAGAGCGCGGCGATCAAGGAGTTTCGGACAAGGCGGGATGCCCTCGACCTTTCCAAGCCGCTGCCACAGGACCGGCAGGAGAAGATCGGGGAAGAGCGCAAGGCCTTCAACGGTACGCCGCTGGACATGGCGCTGTTCAACTGGAGTACCTGGAACAAGTATTCGGTGCGGGCAACGGCACGTTCTTCGGGGTGTTGGAAGCGGTTTGAGCGATGTTTGTCGGCATGGCCCTGTTCAAGTGGGGCGTGA
- a CDS encoding DedA family protein, protein MSVEHLIAQYGLAGLFLGAGFEGETVTVIGGLMAHHGLLSYWPAVLAAAAGSFVADQLFFLIGRRFRGHGLVRNAQAKPAFAKALAAFERHPVIFTFAFRFLYGLRTVSPIAIGTTRLRTTTFLAINALAAAVWGLVFVSLGYFCGQAVEALFGRIHALAPLIGGVVGAAVLIGLAVHLLHTRGKDA, encoded by the coding sequence TTGTCGGTCGAGCATCTGATCGCGCAGTACGGCCTTGCGGGCCTGTTTCTCGGCGCGGGGTTCGAAGGCGAGACCGTTACCGTGATCGGCGGGTTGATGGCCCATCATGGGCTGCTTTCCTATTGGCCTGCCGTGCTGGCGGCTGCGGCCGGATCGTTCGTGGCGGATCAATTGTTCTTCCTGATCGGGCGGCGCTTTCGTGGGCATGGGCTGGTGCGCAATGCACAGGCGAAACCCGCCTTCGCCAAGGCGCTGGCGGCGTTCGAGCGGCATCCGGTGATTTTCACGTTCGCGTTCCGCTTTCTCTACGGCCTGCGTACCGTCAGCCCCATAGCCATCGGCACCACGCGGCTGCGGACGACAACCTTCCTTGCCATCAATGCCTTGGCGGCGGCGGTGTGGGGGTTGGTCTTCGTTTCGCTCGGCTACTTCTGCGGGCAGGCGGTGGAGGCGCTGTTCGGGCGTATCCATGCGCTGGCGCCGCTGATCGGCGGGGTGGTCGGGGCGGCGGTGCTGATCGGTCTGGCGGTTCATTTACTGCACACGCGGGGCAAGGATGCCTGA
- a CDS encoding aspartate-semialdehyde dehydrogenase — protein MGYRVAVVGATGNVGREMLNILAEREFPCDEIAAVASSRSTGTEIEFGETGKMLKVKNIEHFDFAGWDIALFAAGSEPTKIYAPKAAAAGCVVIDNSSLYRMDPDVPLIVPEVNPDAIDGYKARNIIANPNCSTAQMVVALKPLHDKATIKRVVVSTYQSVSGAGKAGLDELFEQSRAIFVGDQVEKRKFTKQIAFNVIPHIDSFLDDGSTKEEWKMVVETKKILDPKIKLQATCVRVPVFVGHSESLNIEFENEISAEEAQNILREAPGIMLVDKREDGGYVTPIESVGDSATYVSRVREDPTVENGLALWCVSDNLRKGAALNAVQIAELLGRRHLKKG, from the coding sequence ATGGGTTACCGGGTTGCCGTCGTCGGCGCGACCGGAAATGTCGGCCGCGAAATGCTCAACATCCTTGCCGAGCGTGAGTTCCCCTGCGACGAGATCGCAGCGGTGGCTTCGTCGCGTTCGACCGGGACCGAGATTGAATTCGGCGAAACCGGCAAAATGCTCAAAGTAAAGAACATCGAGCACTTCGATTTCGCCGGCTGGGATATTGCGCTCTTCGCCGCAGGCTCGGAGCCCACGAAGATTTATGCGCCCAAGGCCGCTGCCGCCGGCTGCGTGGTGATCGACAACTCGTCGCTCTACCGCATGGACCCGGACGTGCCGCTGATCGTGCCGGAAGTGAACCCGGACGCCATCGACGGCTACAAGGCGCGCAACATCATCGCCAACCCCAACTGTTCGACCGCGCAGATGGTCGTGGCGCTGAAGCCGCTGCACGACAAGGCTACGATCAAGCGCGTCGTCGTTTCGACCTACCAGTCGGTTTCCGGCGCGGGCAAGGCGGGCCTGGACGAGCTGTTCGAACAGAGCCGCGCGATCTTTGTCGGCGATCAGGTCGAGAAGCGCAAGTTCACCAAGCAGATCGCCTTCAACGTGATTCCGCACATCGACAGCTTCCTGGACGACGGTTCGACCAAGGAAGAGTGGAAGATGGTGGTCGAGACCAAGAAGATCCTCGATCCCAAGATCAAGCTGCAGGCCACTTGCGTACGCGTGCCGGTCTTCGTCGGCCACTCGGAATCGCTGAACATCGAGTTCGAGAACGAGATCTCGGCCGAGGAAGCTCAGAACATTCTGCGTGAAGCGCCGGGCATCATGCTCGTCGACAAGCGCGAGGACGGTGGTTACGTCACCCCGATCGAAAGCGTGGGCGACAGCGCCACTTACGTCAGCCGCGTGCGCGAAGACCCGACCGTCGAGAACGGTCTGGCGCTGTGGTGCGTTTCGGACAACCTGCGCAAGGGCGCTGCCCTGAACGCGGTGCAGATCGCCGAACTGCTGGGTCGTCGTCACCTCAAGAAGGGCTGA
- a CDS encoding GFA family protein: MTVPMAGGCQCGRVRFTAEVEPEKAYLCHCKMCRKATGGVSIAFINPPREKVTWHSEPDWYQSSAIARRPFCSHCGTPLGFEFLEGAKAIDLTVGSFDDPTPFRPEHNYATESMLPAWADVRHLPGYTSAENPNVIDRWKAAGMEPPE; the protein is encoded by the coding sequence ATGACGGTTCCGATGGCTGGCGGCTGCCAGTGTGGACGCGTTCGCTTCACGGCCGAAGTGGAGCCGGAAAAGGCCTACCTTTGCCACTGCAAGATGTGCCGCAAGGCGACCGGGGGTGTCTCCATCGCCTTCATCAACCCGCCGCGCGAGAAGGTGACCTGGCACAGCGAGCCGGACTGGTATCAATCCTCCGCCATCGCGCGGCGGCCGTTCTGTTCGCATTGCGGCACGCCGCTGGGGTTCGAGTTTCTGGAAGGCGCGAAGGCCATCGATCTTACCGTCGGCAGTTTCGACGATCCCACGCCGTTCCGGCCGGAGCACAACTATGCCACCGAATCCATGCTTCCGGCATGGGCTGACGTAAGGCATCTGCCCGGCTACACGAGCGCGGAGAATCCCAATGTGATCGATCGCTGGAAGGCGGCCGGCATGGAGCCGCCTGAGTGA
- a CDS encoding M2 family metallopeptidase yields MKFASTARAALAAGLCFGLAVPAFAEEAKADYPVTAAGAAQFIADAEKELFPASVDNARINWVNYTYITDDTDALAAQSNAAITEKQVAYAVEAAKFANIPGLDPDVARKLSILRQGIVLPAPTKPGAADELSTISTRLASTYGKGRGTLDGKEINGSDIEAEMGNLAHTPAEFAEMWTSWHNNVGAPMKNDYVKMVGIANEGAKELGYADVGAMWRSGYDMTPEQFSAETQRLWEEVKPLYLALHTYVRHKLNEKYGDAVQPKTGPIRADLLGNMWSQEWGNIYPLVAPSGAGDLGYDIGALLKAKGKTPLDMVKYGEGFYSSLGFAPLPETFWKRSMFVKPADREVICHASAWDVDNKDDVRIKMCTKVNSEDFVTIHHELGHNYYQRAYNQQPYLYLNGANDGFHEAIGDFIALSITPQYLVQIGLLDKDKVPSADKDIGLLLRQAMDKVAFLPFGLLIDRYRWGIFDGSIQPADYNKAWTKMRTDYQGIVPPSARPDDGFDAGAKFHVPGNTPYTRYFLARIFQFQFYEAACKQAGWKGPLHRCSFYGNKKVGENLDRMLKMGMSKPWPEALKAFTGSDKLSAKPMLAYFAPLKKWLDEQNKGEKAGW; encoded by the coding sequence ATGAAATTCGCATCCACCGCGCGTGCAGCGCTGGCCGCCGGGCTTTGCTTCGGCCTTGCGGTTCCAGCTTTTGCCGAGGAAGCCAAGGCAGACTATCCCGTGACCGCCGCCGGCGCCGCGCAGTTCATTGCCGATGCCGAAAAGGAGCTGTTCCCCGCCTCGGTGGACAATGCCCGCATCAACTGGGTGAATTACACCTACATCACCGACGATACCGACGCGCTGGCGGCGCAGTCGAACGCGGCGATTACCGAGAAGCAGGTGGCCTACGCGGTCGAGGCGGCCAAGTTTGCGAACATTCCGGGCCTTGATCCCGATGTCGCGCGCAAGCTCTCCATCCTGCGTCAGGGCATTGTCCTGCCGGCGCCGACCAAGCCCGGCGCGGCGGACGAACTGAGCACCATCTCTACCCGCCTTGCCTCCACGTACGGCAAGGGTCGCGGCACGCTGGACGGCAAGGAGATCAACGGCTCCGATATCGAGGCGGAGATGGGCAACCTTGCGCACACGCCGGCCGAATTCGCCGAGATGTGGACCAGCTGGCACAACAACGTCGGCGCGCCGATGAAGAACGACTATGTGAAGATGGTCGGCATCGCCAACGAGGGCGCCAAGGAACTCGGCTATGCCGACGTCGGCGCCATGTGGCGTTCGGGCTATGACATGACGCCGGAGCAGTTCTCGGCCGAAACGCAGCGCCTGTGGGAAGAAGTGAAGCCGCTTTACCTCGCGCTCCACACCTACGTCCGCCACAAGCTGAACGAGAAGTACGGCGATGCCGTGCAGCCCAAGACCGGCCCGATCCGCGCCGACCTGCTGGGCAACATGTGGTCTCAGGAGTGGGGCAACATCTACCCGCTGGTGGCTCCCTCCGGCGCGGGCGATCTGGGCTATGACATCGGCGCGCTGCTGAAGGCCAAGGGCAAGACCCCGCTCGACATGGTGAAATATGGCGAGGGCTTCTACTCCTCGCTTGGCTTCGCGCCGCTGCCGGAGACGTTCTGGAAGCGCTCGATGTTCGTGAAGCCCGCCGACCGCGAGGTGATCTGCCACGCGTCGGCCTGGGATGTCGACAACAAGGACGATGTGCGCATCAAGATGTGCACCAAGGTGAATTCGGAAGACTTCGTCACCATTCACCATGAGCTGGGCCACAACTACTACCAGCGCGCCTACAACCAGCAGCCCTACCTCTACCTCAACGGCGCCAACGACGGGTTCCACGAGGCGATCGGCGACTTCATCGCGCTGTCGATCACGCCGCAGTACCTCGTGCAGATCGGCCTGCTCGACAAGGACAAGGTGCCCAGCGCCGACAAGGACATCGGCCTGCTGCTGCGTCAGGCGATGGACAAGGTGGCGTTCCTGCCGTTCGGCCTGCTGATCGACCGCTATCGCTGGGGCATCTTCGACGGGTCTATCCAGCCTGCCGACTACAACAAGGCCTGGACCAAGATGCGCACGGATTATCAGGGCATCGTTCCGCCTTCGGCCCGCCCGGATGACGGCTTCGACGCCGGCGCCAAGTTCCACGTGCCGGGCAACACGCCCTACACGCGCTACTTCCTGGCGCGCATCTTCCAGTTCCAGTTTTACGAGGCCGCGTGCAAGCAGGCCGGCTGGAAGGGCCCGCTTCACCGTTGCAGCTTCTACGGCAACAAGAAGGTGGGCGAGAACCTCGACCGCATGCTGAAGATGGGCATGTCGAAGCCCTGGCCGGAAGCGCTGAAGGCCTTCACCGGCAGCGACAAGCTGAGCGCCAAGCCGATGCTCGCCTACTTCGCGCCGCTCAAGAAGTGGCTCGACGAGCAGAACAAGGGCGAGAAGGCCGGCTGGTAA
- a CDS encoding alpha/beta fold hydrolase, producing the protein MGDHGARPLLLLHGLFSSADVNWIKYGNAKILADAGFEVFMPDLRAHGQSGAPHDAEDYPGDVLVRDLQATVDQLGLSDFDLGGFSLGARTSVRGVLAGLMPRKLILGGMGLTGLSGWARRSAHFVDAIDRFGTIERGDKAFVAQAFMKSMNIDRVAARLLLQSVDDTSADAIAQIAMPTLCVCGKDDHDNGSAPELAAALPDGHYVETPGNHMSSVTFKDMGRAMAAFLLD; encoded by the coding sequence ATGGGCGATCACGGCGCGCGGCCGCTGCTGCTGCTGCACGGGCTGTTTTCCAGCGCGGACGTGAACTGGATCAAGTACGGCAATGCCAAGATCCTGGCCGATGCCGGGTTCGAGGTGTTCATGCCGGACTTGCGCGCCCACGGGCAGAGCGGCGCACCGCATGATGCCGAGGACTACCCGGGCGACGTGCTGGTGCGCGATCTTCAGGCGACGGTCGATCAGCTTGGCCTTTCCGACTTCGACCTTGGCGGCTTTTCGCTGGGTGCACGCACTTCGGTGCGCGGCGTGCTGGCGGGGCTCATGCCGCGCAAGCTGATCCTGGGCGGCATGGGCCTCACCGGCCTGTCCGGCTGGGCGCGGCGTTCGGCACATTTTGTGGATGCCATCGACCGTTTCGGCACGATCGAGCGCGGTGACAAGGCCTTCGTGGCGCAGGCTTTCATGAAGTCCATGAACATCGACCGGGTGGCGGCGCGTCTGCTGCTTCAGTCGGTGGACGATACCTCGGCGGACGCCATCGCGCAGATCGCCATGCCCACGCTCTGCGTCTGCGGCAAGGACGACCATGACAACGGCTCCGCGCCGGAACTGGCGGCGGCGCTGCCCGATGGGCACTATGTGGAGACGCCGGGCAATCACATGTCCTCGGTGACGTTCAAGGACATGGGCCGGGCCATGGCGGCGTTTCTGCTGGATTGA